One window of the Pseudofrankia sp. DC12 genome contains the following:
- a CDS encoding MFS transporter: protein MAWEAYRRVLARPGAGRVLAVGALVRVATTSIWIVLTLRVVLPGRSGGLGLGYTEAGLVAGLVAVGTAIGSPFVGRGVDRFGARAVLLTTAGFQAVFWTVAIVLPFAALAPCAFAAGLVCLPIVPVGRQALAALVPAAERQAAFAMDMMSFDVAYALGPLLGVTVATQAGCRVALGLVAVLLAAGGAVLGAVVGPALPPARFRTAALDGIETPAGPEAADEVTDGPGGVTVGSRRRATGWLRARPVAMLLVGAGSTATLAGTDVTMTASMRSFGVLPLLGVVAFLWTVGSITGGLVYGALQRPVPPVLLLAGLAVLTVPVAFAPSWGWLAVLLVVAGLFCAPVLSAAADRLIQVTPQDVRGTVLGAHASALSVGNFLGADVAGLVIDRAGPARGYLAVSIVGAALAVAAVATDPPALLTGRRGGPRAGLPVQPQPAELDLPVNRA from the coding sequence ATGGCGTGGGAGGCGTATCGCCGGGTGCTCGCCCGGCCAGGAGCCGGCCGGGTACTGGCGGTCGGCGCGCTGGTCCGGGTGGCGACGACGTCGATCTGGATCGTGCTGACGCTGCGGGTCGTACTACCGGGCCGCTCCGGCGGGCTCGGGCTGGGCTACACCGAGGCCGGGCTGGTGGCCGGGCTTGTCGCGGTCGGGACGGCCATCGGGTCGCCGTTCGTCGGCCGCGGCGTCGACAGGTTCGGCGCGCGGGCGGTCCTGCTGACGACGGCCGGCTTTCAGGCGGTCTTCTGGACTGTCGCCATCGTGCTGCCGTTCGCGGCGCTCGCGCCCTGTGCGTTCGCCGCCGGCCTGGTGTGCCTGCCGATCGTCCCGGTCGGCAGGCAGGCGCTCGCGGCGCTCGTCCCCGCGGCCGAGCGGCAGGCCGCCTTCGCGATGGACATGATGTCGTTCGACGTCGCGTATGCGCTCGGGCCGCTGCTCGGGGTCACGGTCGCGACCCAGGCAGGCTGCCGAGTCGCGCTCGGCCTCGTGGCTGTCCTGCTGGCGGCGGGTGGGGCCGTGCTCGGCGCCGTCGTCGGGCCGGCGCTGCCGCCCGCCCGGTTCCGGACCGCCGCCCTCGACGGCATCGAGACACCGGCCGGACCCGAGGCCGCCGACGAGGTCACCGACGGCCCCGGCGGCGTGACCGTCGGCAGCAGGCGGCGGGCGACCGGCTGGCTGCGTGCGAGACCGGTCGCGATGCTGCTGGTCGGGGCCGGGTCGACAGCGACCCTGGCCGGCACCGACGTGACGATGACGGCCAGCATGCGGTCGTTCGGCGTGCTGCCGCTGCTCGGCGTCGTCGCCTTCCTGTGGACGGTCGGCTCGATCACCGGTGGGCTCGTCTACGGCGCACTGCAGCGGCCCGTGCCTCCCGTGCTCCTGCTGGCGGGCCTGGCCGTACTCACCGTGCCGGTCGCGTTCGCGCCGTCCTGGGGCTGGTTGGCGGTGCTGCTCGTCGTCGCCGGCCTGTTCTGCGCGCCGGTGCTGTCCGCGGCCGCGGACCGGCTGATCCAGGTCACCCCGCAGGACGTCCGCGGCACCGTCCTCGGCGCCCATGCCTCCGCGCTCTCGGTCGGCAACTTCCTCGGCGCGGACGTCGCCGGCCTCGTCATCGACCGCGCCGGTCCGGCCCGGGGCTACCTGGCGGTCAGCATCGTCGGCGCCGCCCTCGCCGTGGCCGCCGTCGCCACCGACCCCCCGGCCCTGCTCACCGGCCGACGCGGCGGACCGCGTGCCGGCCTCCCCGTCCAGCCTCAGCCCGCGGAACTCGATCTCCCAGTCAACCGGGCGTGA
- a CDS encoding DJ-1/PfpI family protein, whose translation MQIAILLFEGITPLDAVGPYEVLRSLPGAEVVFAGHRVGPIRSEGGRLGLIVDAELADVPRPDVVLVPGGPGQVALMDDEPVHAWLRAIDATSVWTTSVCTGSLVLAAAGLLAGRRATSYWLALDQLGALGAVPTAGRVVVDGKYMTAAGVSAGIDMALTLAARLAGDTVAQALQLGVEYDPHPPFDAGSPRTAPPEVVAALRARSRSILSGTA comes from the coding sequence ATGCAGATCGCCATCCTGCTCTTCGAGGGGATCACCCCGCTCGACGCGGTCGGGCCGTACGAGGTGCTGCGCAGCCTGCCCGGCGCCGAGGTCGTCTTCGCCGGCCACCGGGTCGGCCCGATCCGCTCCGAGGGCGGCCGGCTGGGGCTGATCGTCGACGCGGAGCTCGCCGACGTCCCGCGGCCCGACGTCGTGCTGGTGCCCGGCGGGCCGGGGCAGGTCGCGCTGATGGACGACGAGCCGGTGCACGCCTGGCTGCGGGCCATCGACGCGACCAGCGTGTGGACGACGTCGGTGTGCACCGGGTCGCTGGTGCTGGCCGCCGCCGGGCTGCTCGCCGGGCGGCGGGCGACCTCCTACTGGCTGGCGCTCGACCAGCTCGGTGCCCTCGGCGCGGTCCCGACGGCCGGCCGGGTCGTCGTGGACGGCAAGTACATGACCGCCGCCGGGGTCTCCGCCGGCATCGACATGGCGCTCACCCTCGCCGCCCGGCTCGCCGGGGACACCGTCGCCCAGGCGCTCCAGCTCGGCGTCGAGTACGACCCGCACCCGCCGTTCGACGCGGGATCGCCGCGCACCGCGCCGCCCGAGGTCGTCGCGGCGCTGCGCGCCCGGAGCCGTTCCATCCTGTCGGGAACGGCCTGA
- a CDS encoding LLM class flavin-dependent oxidoreductase: MSDVSGGLELSCGLAPGADFAGLAVLAEELGYARVWVFDSAALYEDPFVHLALAATRTSRIGLATSVLIPQQRSVMAMASGITTVARISAGRFRAAFGTGYTARLTIGQRPMTIDALAAYLTALRQLLAGDTAVVDGKPVRMLHGPDLAAPRPIAVALWLSVFGPRGVALAEKLADGIIGAPHPTLPTATIISGTVLDPGEEPGSARAREAIGPWQVVDWHSAYAHGGAERVDALPGGRAGREALEAAAPEGERHLVTFEGHVTHLTDRDHLLLDHIDTRTMVGGPARIARDLGHLASAGFQEVIYNPTGPDVSRELAAFAAAAQS, encoded by the coding sequence ATGAGCGACGTGTCCGGCGGGCTCGAACTGTCCTGTGGCCTGGCCCCCGGGGCGGACTTCGCCGGCCTCGCCGTGCTCGCCGAGGAGCTCGGCTACGCCCGGGTCTGGGTCTTCGACTCGGCGGCGCTGTACGAGGACCCGTTCGTCCACCTCGCGCTCGCCGCGACGCGGACCAGCCGGATCGGCCTCGCGACGTCGGTGCTGATCCCGCAGCAGCGCTCGGTGATGGCGATGGCGAGCGGGATCACGACCGTCGCCCGGATCTCGGCGGGCCGGTTCCGGGCCGCCTTCGGCACGGGCTACACCGCGCGGCTCACGATCGGGCAACGGCCGATGACGATCGACGCGCTCGCCGCGTACCTCACGGCGCTGCGTCAGCTGCTCGCCGGTGACACGGCCGTCGTCGACGGCAAGCCGGTGCGCATGCTGCACGGCCCCGACCTGGCCGCCCCGCGGCCCATCGCCGTCGCGCTGTGGCTGAGCGTCTTCGGTCCGCGCGGCGTCGCGCTGGCCGAGAAGCTGGCGGACGGCATCATCGGCGCGCCGCACCCGACGCTGCCGACCGCGACGATCATCTCGGGGACGGTGCTCGACCCGGGGGAGGAGCCGGGCTCGGCCCGGGCCCGCGAGGCGATCGGGCCGTGGCAGGTCGTCGACTGGCACAGCGCCTACGCCCACGGCGGGGCCGAGCGCGTCGACGCGCTGCCCGGCGGCCGGGCCGGGCGCGAGGCCCTCGAGGCGGCGGCCCCCGAGGGAGAACGTCACCTGGTGACCTTCGAGGGCCACGTCACGCACCTGACCGACCGCGACCATCTCCTGCTCGACCACATCGACACCCGGACCATGGTCGGCGGCCCCGCGCGTATCGCCCGCGACCTTGGGCACCTGGCGTCCGCCGGCTTCCAGGAAGTGATCTACAACCCGACCGGGCCCGACGTCTCGCGTGAGCTGGCCGCCTTCGCCGCCGCGGCCCAGAGCTGA
- a CDS encoding GlxA family transcriptional regulator: protein MTTTPGPAAPVADQPRSVVIVMLNDVQSLDVAGPLEVLTAASRAARPHPGYRVLTASLDGRPVRSSSGLVLTPHADLRALPGLDRARPGTAALDLLLVAGGNGARSADADLVAWVRKLAPRAQRVASVCTGAFVLAEAGLLAGRAATTHWAHCAEFSRRFPEVPLRPDAIFVRDGNVLTSGGVTAGVDLTLALVAEDLGRDVALTVARHLLVDLRRPGGQAPFGTGPPPRRQPAAHAGPLAELRQWIDDHPAADLSVAALARRVSLSERQLTRAFQTEAGAPPGRYVDEARLRAACRLLEETSDGVESVARRCGYGSAEAMRRAFARSVGIPPSEYRRRF, encoded by the coding sequence ATGACGACGACGCCCGGACCAGCCGCCCCGGTGGCCGACCAGCCGCGCTCGGTCGTGATCGTCATGCTGAACGACGTGCAGAGCCTGGACGTGGCCGGGCCGCTGGAGGTGCTCACCGCCGCCAGTCGGGCCGCGCGGCCCCACCCGGGGTACCGGGTGCTGACGGCGAGCCTCGACGGCCGGCCGGTCCGGTCGTCGTCGGGACTGGTCCTCACCCCGCACGCGGACCTGCGGGCGCTGCCCGGCCTGGACCGTGCCCGGCCGGGCACGGCGGCGCTGGACCTGCTGCTGGTCGCCGGCGGCAACGGCGCCCGGTCGGCGGACGCGGACCTGGTCGCCTGGGTGCGCAAGCTCGCGCCGCGGGCCCAGCGGGTCGCCTCGGTGTGCACCGGGGCGTTCGTGCTGGCCGAGGCGGGCCTGCTCGCTGGCCGGGCCGCGACCACCCACTGGGCCCACTGCGCCGAGTTCTCCCGGCGTTTCCCCGAGGTGCCGCTGCGCCCTGACGCGATCTTCGTCCGGGACGGGAACGTGCTGACATCCGGGGGCGTCACCGCGGGCGTCGACCTGACGCTCGCGCTCGTCGCGGAGGACCTCGGGCGGGACGTCGCGCTGACTGTCGCGCGCCACCTGCTGGTCGACCTGCGCCGGCCGGGTGGGCAGGCGCCGTTCGGGACCGGGCCGCCGCCCCGCCGCCAGCCGGCGGCGCACGCCGGGCCGCTGGCCGAGCTGCGTCAGTGGATCGACGACCACCCGGCCGCGGACCTGTCGGTGGCCGCGCTCGCGAGGCGGGTGAGCCTGTCCGAACGGCAGCTCACCCGGGCCTTCCAGACCGAGGCGGGCGCGCCGCCCGGCCGGTACGTCGACGAGGCCCGGCTGCGGGCGGCCTGCCGGCTGTTGGAGGAGACGTCCGACGGCGTCGAGAGCGTCGCGCGGCGCTGTGGGTACGGCTCCGCGGAGGCGATGCGCCGTGCCTTCGCTCGTTCGGTCGGCATTCCGCCGTCCGAGTACCGCCGCCGGTTCTGA
- a CDS encoding acyl-CoA dehydrogenase family protein, giving the protein MSVDFGLSAQAADTCARMWDFMREEVFPAEPVWNSYLREHGEHAYPPVMEELKASAQKRGLWNLFMKSWSGLSNVEYASVAEITGWSPVIAPEAINCQAPDTGNMETFELFGTAEQKLRWLEPLKDGRIRSAFAMTEPAVASSDATNIQTSIVRDGDDYVINGRKWWITGVADERCEIFIVMGRTNPEAAPHRQQSMILVPRDTPGLTIVRHLPVFGYQDQHGHSELLFEDVRVPAANLLSGEGEGFAVSQARLGPGRIHHAMRAIGMSERALALMVERAKSRTAFGSTLADQGVVQELIARSRIEIDQARLYVLKTAWLIDHHGARGAATEIAGIKVAAPAVATAVIDRAIEVFGAAGVSDDTPLAGFYAWARALRIVDGPDAVHRRTIARRELRAERPYTG; this is encoded by the coding sequence ATGAGCGTGGACTTCGGACTGTCGGCGCAGGCCGCGGACACCTGTGCACGGATGTGGGACTTCATGCGCGAGGAGGTGTTCCCCGCCGAGCCGGTGTGGAACAGCTACCTGCGCGAGCACGGCGAGCACGCCTACCCGCCGGTCATGGAGGAGCTCAAGGCCTCGGCGCAGAAGCGCGGCCTGTGGAACCTCTTCATGAAGTCCTGGTCCGGGCTCTCGAACGTCGAGTACGCGTCGGTGGCGGAGATCACCGGCTGGTCGCCGGTCATCGCCCCGGAGGCGATCAACTGCCAGGCCCCGGACACCGGCAACATGGAGACGTTCGAGCTGTTCGGCACGGCCGAGCAGAAGCTGCGCTGGCTGGAGCCGCTGAAGGACGGCCGCATCCGGTCCGCGTTCGCGATGACCGAGCCGGCCGTGGCCTCCTCGGACGCGACGAACATCCAGACCTCGATCGTCCGCGACGGCGACGACTACGTCATCAACGGCCGCAAATGGTGGATCACCGGCGTCGCCGACGAGCGCTGCGAGATCTTCATCGTGATGGGCCGGACGAACCCGGAGGCGGCCCCGCACCGCCAGCAGTCGATGATCCTCGTCCCGCGCGACACCCCGGGCCTGACGATCGTGCGGCATCTGCCGGTGTTCGGCTACCAGGACCAGCACGGCCACTCCGAGCTGCTGTTCGAGGACGTCCGGGTGCCCGCGGCGAACCTGCTGTCCGGCGAGGGCGAGGGTTTCGCGGTCTCCCAGGCCCGGCTGGGCCCGGGGCGCATCCACCACGCGATGCGCGCGATCGGCATGTCCGAGCGGGCGCTGGCGCTGATGGTCGAGCGGGCCAAGAGCAGGACCGCGTTCGGGTCGACGCTCGCCGACCAGGGGGTCGTCCAGGAGCTGATCGCCCGGTCCCGCATCGAGATCGACCAGGCCCGCCTCTACGTCCTGAAGACCGCCTGGCTGATCGACCACCACGGCGCCCGCGGCGCCGCCACCGAGATCGCTGGCATCAAGGTCGCCGCGCCCGCCGTCGCCACCGCGGTGATCGACCGGGCCATCGAGGTCTTCGGCGCCGCCGGCGTCAGCGACGACACCCCGCTGGCCGGCTTCTACGCCTGGGCCCGCGCGCTGCGCATCGTCGACGGCCCCGACGCCGTCCACCGCCGCACCATCGCGCGGCGCGAACTGCGCGCCGAACGCCCCTACACGGGCTGA
- a CDS encoding EthD domain-containing protein codes for MIKVVVLLKRKQGLTLAEFIGHYETVRVPLATRLSLIMWQRDGRLSPRPARDEALDPGAALRAPLPAPGPGHGRAGPSVEPEYDVVTEIWYDDLAAFDADQRDARARPERVAAVIADEKVLFDRAKTRLALAEDRVSDLTTG; via the coding sequence GTGATCAAAGTCGTGGTGCTGCTCAAGCGCAAGCAGGGGCTGACCCTGGCCGAGTTCATCGGCCACTACGAGACGGTCCGCGTCCCGCTCGCGACGAGGCTCTCGCTGATCATGTGGCAGCGAGATGGCAGGTTGTCGCCGCGTCCCGCCCGCGACGAGGCTCTCGACCCGGGCGCTGCGCTACGAGCGCCACTTCCTGCACCCGGTCCCGGACATGGTCGAGCCGGCCCGTCCGTGGAGCCGGAGTACGACGTCGTGACCGAGATCTGGTACGACGACCTGGCCGCCTTCGACGCCGACCAGCGGGACGCCCGCGCCCGCCCGGAGCGGGTCGCCGCCGTGATCGCCGACGAGAAGGTCCTGTTCGACCGGGCGAAGACCCGGCTCGCCCTCGCCGAGGACCGCGTCTCCGACCTCACCACGGGCTGA
- a CDS encoding helix-turn-helix transcriptional regulator, with amino-acid sequence MDSEVAAAVGARLRATRQARDLSVGALASRAGVGKGSLSEIENGVRNPTLGTLYALAGALGVPLATLLADRPGVEVASEGIGARLLDATRHADGTTVEVYLLHLDPGARHRSPAHGAGVIEHLLVTHGHALAGLPGQESAVGPGETAVWESSAEHGYTVLGDAAVEAVLTIRSPARDA; translated from the coding sequence GTGGACTCCGAGGTCGCGGCCGCGGTCGGCGCGCGGCTGCGGGCGACGAGGCAGGCTCGCGACCTGTCGGTCGGCGCTCTCGCGAGCCGGGCCGGCGTCGGCAAGGGGTCGCTCTCGGAGATCGAGAATGGCGTGCGCAACCCCACCCTGGGGACGCTGTACGCGCTGGCCGGGGCGCTCGGGGTGCCGCTCGCGACGCTGCTCGCGGACCGTCCTGGCGTCGAGGTCGCCTCGGAGGGCATCGGCGCTCGGCTGCTGGACGCGACGCGGCACGCCGACGGCACCACCGTCGAGGTGTACCTGCTCCACCTGGACCCGGGTGCCCGCCACCGCTCCCCCGCCCACGGCGCCGGCGTCATCGAGCACCTGCTGGTCACGCACGGCCACGCGCTCGCCGGGCTCCCCGGCCAGGAGAGCGCCGTCGGCCCCGGCGAGACCGCCGTCTGGGAGAGCAGCGCCGAGCACGGCTACACGGTCCTCGGCGACGCTGCCGTCGAGGCCGTCCTGACCATCCGCTCCCCGGCCCGCGACGCCTGA
- a CDS encoding DUF3291 domain-containing protein produces the protein MDSEADRWELAQVNIARLLEPLESPRLAGFVAALDPVNALADAAPGFRWRLQDDSGDATTIQAFGWDAGASAGVIVNLTVWASVEALAAFAFSGHHREVMRRRREWFEPMAEAYLALWWVPAGHRPTTAEAEERVQHLRAHGPTPRAFTLREQFPPPGRPDAAPAVSEDWRCPA, from the coding sequence ATGGACAGCGAGGCGGACCGCTGGGAACTCGCGCAGGTCAACATCGCCAGGCTGCTGGAGCCCTTGGAGAGCCCGCGGCTCGCGGGATTCGTCGCAGCCCTCGATCCCGTCAACGCGTTGGCCGACGCCGCGCCGGGATTCCGGTGGCGGCTGCAGGACGACAGCGGCGACGCCACCACGATCCAGGCGTTCGGCTGGGACGCCGGGGCGAGCGCCGGGGTCATCGTGAACCTCACCGTCTGGGCCTCGGTCGAGGCGCTCGCCGCCTTCGCGTTCTCCGGGCACCACCGCGAGGTGATGCGCCGTCGACGGGAGTGGTTCGAGCCGATGGCCGAGGCGTACCTGGCCCTGTGGTGGGTCCCGGCCGGCCACCGGCCGACCACCGCGGAGGCGGAGGAACGCGTCCAGCACCTGCGCGCGCACGGCCCGACGCCGCGGGCCTTCACGCTGCGCGAACAGTTCCCGCCGCCCGGGCGGCCGGACGCCGCTCCCGCGGTCAGCGAGGATTGGAGATGCCCGGCCTGA
- a CDS encoding GGDEF domain-containing protein: protein MARLRVFGDIAPGWLRLARSEPPPRLFSRAVLACVLVVGLSVASTQLLSPRAGLFAAMFATLAAEIAAVVACLWSARRAGAGDRRWRVFIAVLAAGLAGANVITLMTLLAGGTFVTRTPSLFVSLIVSYGLGLAGLLSLPTYPGDSRRGRGPRRWHAVIVLDCLLIVGSLVLLEWRAGIGQVLRGRLANQVEFGSILLQEVATLTLAAAVLLIASFRRPRSPATLALLGSGLLLDALTNSLFVYRVAYGHEDLPSWSLIPFTVSLLLVALAALVPTPAPVDLDSLAPPRPRAMWVHAALPYAVLCAAGLLILGKLATGASLDRAEAYGMVSLLVLALARQMITISENTQLLVALRERESQLHYQAFHDPLTGLANRALFTRRLQRAVGTCAERARDGVPAGQDSPLSVLFVDLDHFKRVNDAFGHAAGDELLRISAARLRGATRAADTVARLGGDEFGVILDSSGGDSPRQVAERLATEVQAPCQLAGRTYVPRASLGLVTLDSAVRPPDPDTLLHQADLAMYAAKRERAGRLVVYRPDLADQV, encoded by the coding sequence ATGGCTAGGCTGCGCGTGTTCGGGGACATTGCGCCAGGCTGGCTGCGGCTGGCTCGTTCGGAGCCTCCGCCGCGGCTGTTCTCTCGCGCGGTGCTGGCCTGCGTCCTGGTTGTCGGGCTCTCGGTCGCCAGCACGCAGCTGCTGAGCCCGCGGGCCGGGCTGTTCGCCGCGATGTTCGCGACGCTCGCCGCCGAGATCGCCGCCGTGGTGGCCTGCCTGTGGAGCGCGCGGCGCGCGGGCGCAGGCGACCGCCGATGGCGGGTGTTCATCGCTGTACTGGCGGCCGGTCTGGCCGGCGCCAACGTCATCACCCTGATGACGCTGTTGGCCGGCGGCACTTTCGTCACCCGAACCCCGTCGCTCTTCGTGTCCCTAATCGTCTCCTACGGTCTGGGCCTGGCGGGACTGCTGTCCCTTCCCACCTATCCAGGGGATAGCAGGCGTGGGCGAGGCCCACGCCGCTGGCATGCGGTCATCGTGCTGGACTGCTTACTGATCGTCGGCTCGCTCGTGCTGCTCGAATGGCGGGCCGGGATCGGCCAGGTCCTGCGCGGGCGGCTGGCGAACCAGGTGGAGTTCGGTTCCATCCTGCTGCAGGAGGTGGCCACGCTGACCCTCGCGGCGGCGGTCCTCCTGATCGCGAGCTTCCGCCGGCCACGGTCACCGGCGACGTTGGCCCTGCTGGGCTCGGGCCTACTGCTCGATGCGCTGACGAACAGCTTGTTCGTCTACCGGGTCGCCTACGGCCATGAGGACCTCCCGTCCTGGAGCCTCATCCCGTTCACCGTGTCCCTGCTGCTGGTAGCCCTCGCCGCGCTGGTGCCCACGCCAGCCCCGGTCGACCTCGACAGCCTGGCACCGCCGCGCCCGCGCGCGATGTGGGTGCACGCCGCGCTGCCCTACGCGGTGCTCTGCGCTGCCGGTCTGCTGATTCTCGGCAAGCTCGCGACGGGCGCGTCGCTCGACCGGGCCGAGGCCTACGGCATGGTGTCCTTGCTGGTGCTGGCCCTGGCCCGCCAGATGATCACGATCTCGGAGAACACCCAGCTGCTCGTCGCGCTCCGGGAACGCGAGAGCCAGCTGCACTACCAGGCGTTTCACGATCCGCTGACCGGCCTCGCGAACCGGGCGCTGTTCACCAGGCGGCTGCAACGCGCGGTCGGCACCTGCGCCGAGCGCGCCCGCGACGGGGTCCCGGCCGGTCAGGACAGCCCCCTCTCGGTCCTGTTCGTGGACCTCGACCACTTCAAGAGGGTCAACGACGCGTTCGGGCATGCCGCCGGCGACGAGCTGCTGAGGATCAGCGCCGCGCGGCTGCGGGGCGCGACCCGCGCCGCCGACACCGTCGCCCGTCTCGGCGGCGACGAGTTCGGCGTCATCCTCGACAGCAGCGGCGGTGACAGCCCGCGCCAGGTCGCCGAGCGTCTCGCGACCGAGGTGCAGGCGCCCTGCCAGTTAGCCGGGCGGACGTACGTGCCACGGGCCAGCCTCGGGCTGGTCACCCTCGACAGTGCCGTCCGTCCGCCGGATCCCGACACCCTTCTCCATCAGGCGGATCTCGCGATGTACGCGGCGAAACGGGAGCGAGCCGGCAGGCTCGTCGTCTACCGCCCCGACCTGGCCGACCAGGTCTGA
- a CDS encoding pyridoxamine 5'-phosphate oxidase family protein has product MPRTEATRLPDLMSRDRAELDALLASAVLGHVGLVDEDGHPVVIPTAVVRWEDRLVIHGSTGSRWMRRIGLGAPVSVSVAAIDGVIVARSAFESAVIYRSAVFFGRFTPLEGAQKERALDVVTDRLLAGRVAELRRPTARELAATSLLAMPIVDWSLRILDEFAADPADDVAGPAWAGQLRFGPPAATVVPAPDLRPGVPVPASVTSVTGLR; this is encoded by the coding sequence ATGCCCAGGACCGAAGCGACCCGGCTGCCCGACCTGATGTCCCGTGACCGCGCCGAGCTCGACGCTCTGCTCGCGTCGGCCGTGCTGGGACATGTCGGGCTGGTCGACGAGGACGGGCACCCGGTGGTGATCCCGACCGCGGTGGTGCGCTGGGAGGACCGGCTGGTCATCCACGGGTCGACCGGGTCGCGGTGGATGCGCCGGATCGGCCTCGGCGCGCCCGTGTCGGTGTCGGTCGCCGCGATCGACGGGGTGATCGTGGCGCGGTCCGCGTTCGAGTCCGCGGTGATCTACCGTAGCGCCGTGTTCTTCGGGCGGTTCACCCCGTTGGAGGGCGCCCAGAAGGAGCGGGCGCTGGACGTCGTGACCGACCGGCTGCTGGCCGGGCGGGTCGCGGAGCTGCGCCGCCCGACTGCCCGGGAGCTCGCCGCGACCTCCCTGCTGGCGATGCCGATCGTCGACTGGTCGCTGCGCATCCTCGACGAGTTCGCCGCGGACCCGGCCGACGACGTCGCCGGCCCCGCCTGGGCCGGCCAGCTCCGGTTCGGGCCCCCGGCGGCGACGGTCGTCCCGGCGCCGGACCTGCGACCGGGAGTCCCGGTGCCGGCGTCGGTCACCTCGGTCACCGGGTTGCGCTGA
- a CDS encoding phosphotransferase family protein has translation MGEFDDLTRPDLVGPVLADILSDEAWRAPEVRLISGGKSNLTFELACAAGSVVLRRPPSGHLLRGAHDMGREARVQAALAETDVPVARVLYSSDETGPLGVPFYVMAKIDGYAIRDVLPDGYAEDAAGRTALTDALIDTLADLHAVDAYAIGLGGYGRPTGFMGRQVRTWSRQFEAARTRPAPAMDELGRRLAAYPFAEPARPSIVHGDYRLDNVLMDPVDPSRVGAVLDWELSTLGDPLADLGTLLFYWTEAGEKSPLLIPAVTAQNGFPGRAHITERYALRSNADLADLAAYVAYAHFKFAAIVQGVYARAAAGVMAGQDFGDLSGEAERLAAEGLDHWKG, from the coding sequence GTGGGCGAGTTCGACGACCTGACGCGGCCCGACCTGGTCGGCCCGGTGCTGGCCGACATCCTCAGCGACGAGGCGTGGCGGGCTCCGGAGGTCCGGCTGATCTCGGGCGGGAAGTCGAACCTGACCTTCGAGCTGGCCTGTGCCGCGGGGTCGGTCGTGCTGCGCCGGCCGCCGTCCGGGCACCTCCTGCGTGGCGCCCACGACATGGGCCGGGAGGCCCGGGTACAGGCGGCGCTCGCCGAGACGGACGTCCCGGTGGCCAGGGTCCTCTACTCCAGCGACGAGACGGGCCCGCTGGGCGTGCCGTTCTACGTCATGGCGAAGATCGACGGCTACGCGATCCGGGACGTCCTGCCGGACGGGTACGCCGAGGACGCAGCCGGCCGGACCGCGCTGACCGACGCGCTGATCGACACGCTGGCCGACCTGCACGCCGTCGACGCGTACGCGATCGGTCTCGGCGGCTACGGCCGCCCGACCGGCTTCATGGGCCGCCAGGTCCGCACCTGGTCCCGCCAGTTCGAGGCGGCCAGGACCAGGCCCGCGCCGGCGATGGACGAGCTGGGCCGCCGGCTCGCGGCGTACCCGTTCGCCGAGCCGGCGCGGCCGTCGATCGTGCACGGCGACTACCGGCTCGACAACGTGCTCATGGACCCGGTCGACCCGAGCCGGGTGGGCGCGGTGCTCGACTGGGAGCTCTCGACGCTCGGCGATCCGCTCGCCGACCTCGGAACGCTGCTGTTCTACTGGACCGAGGCAGGCGAGAAGTCCCCCCTGCTGATTCCCGCCGTGACGGCGCAGAACGGTTTCCCGGGCCGGGCTCATATCACCGAGCGGTACGCGCTGCGCAGCAACGCGGACCTCGCCGACCTGGCCGCTTACGTGGCCTACGCGCACTTCAAGTTCGCCGCGATCGTGCAGGGCGTCTACGCGCGGGCGGCCGCCGGGGTGATGGCCGGGCAGGATTTCGGTGACCTGTCCGGCGAGGCCGAGCGGCTCGCCGCCGAGGGCCTCGACCACTGGAAGGGATGA